ACCCTGGCCGCCCCCTGGCCAATCTCTATTTCGCCAGCTGGTCCCACCAATGCATCCTTCTCTCCGTCAACCTAGCCAACTGGCTCAAAGTCGGACAATACACCAAAGTCCCCCACCGCGTCATGTTCGCCACCCAAATCTACGGCACCCTCCTCGGCGCAGCCTTAAACTACGTCGTCATGACCACGATCGTGAGCTCCCAACGAGAGATCCTCCTCGATCCCGTCGGAAACAACGTCTGGAGCGGCTCAACCATACAAGGCTTAAATTCCCAGGCGATCACCTGGGCCCTCGCAAAGGACATGTACGGCGTCAGTAGCCGCTATTTCATCGTGCCCCTCTGTCTAGTCATCGGCCTCGCCTTGCCCTTCGTGCACTGGGGTCTGGGGAAAGTGATCCCCCGTCTTCGAAAGCTACCGCTCAACACAGCGATTATTGTTTCGTACGCCGGTAATCCGTACTATGGAAATACGTCGTGGATTTGGTCGTCGATTGTCGTCGGCCTTTTCTCGCAGTTCTGGCTCAGACGTCGCCTGCCGGAGATCTATAACAAGTATAATTATCTGATTGGGGCTGCGATGGATGGAGGTTCGCAGATTATTATCTTTGTTCTTTCGTTTGCGGTCCTTGGAGCTGCTGGTAAGGAACGGCCATTTCCTACGTGGTGGGGAAATCCTCAGGGTAATCCGGATCATTGTTTGTAAATATCACTCATATGCTGTAGATATACTACATGTATATACATCACGAAGATAGGACACTTCTTTCCAGAATCAAAAGCACATAATTTTAAACCATGACTACTTCCAACTCATCCACTAAATACACACCATAGAAACCCCACCCTCTCTCATAAATTCTAACCCATATCAATCCACCCCCAAAAACCAGATTAACCACCTTCCCAATTCATACAAGCCAGTAATTCTCACGCTAGAAAATAGCCTTACGAAACCGTCTCCACATTTTCGGCTAAATTTCCACGCGACAAGAGGTCTAACCGTTCGGCTACTTGCTTAACCTGGGGGCCAAATGCCCCTCTACCAATAAACGTCCCTTGGCCACGCATGTCTAATTACGATCTTCAATGTGGGCTGCTTAACGTGCAGAATGGCTTGGGATCGTGGTTAAGCTATTGGCTAGGCTTGGGTTCTGGATTTGATCTTGGTATTTCTTACTTTTGGGGGTTCTTTTTGTGTTTATTGGGATTTGGCTGTGTACGCGGTACTATATGATAATGGTTGATTTTTAGATAGGGTATTGTGGGTGGAATGTGTTTTGAGAGAAGAATAATGAATTCTTGGCTTTCGTCTAGTGAGGGTAGGTTTGTGGGTGCATAAGGAAGCGAATTGAGTTCTGGCTTCGGGTTTTCCGAGTGTAGATGTAGACTAGAGAGTGCTACGCTGGCTCATATTGCCAACGGGGCGGccagtagtagtagaatTGTGAGGTATTTGTTTAGTGAACTCTTGCTTGCTGCGCCGCTGGCTAGTGGTGGTTGGCtcgaggaaggggaggacGGTGATGTGGATGCTGTCACGGGGTTGGAGGTAGGGTTGGATGTAGAGTTGGAGGCGGTGTTGTTGTCGTGGATTGAAGTCGTAGGTGAGGTGTCGGGAATTGAGGAAGTAAGTGAGGCCGTTGCGTAGACTTTAGAGATAGGTGATAGAGTTGTTGCGGAGAGTACTTAGGGCATTGCATGTCAGTTTGAGTCTTCAGGGGGGTTCTCTCAGTATAGTGGGAGTAGGTCATCTTAAGATAGCGTCCTGGGCTGGAAGGTGAGGCATGGTGGACTAACCTGTAGAAGAGGATGTGGTCGCCCCTGAGCTGTCGCCCTTGACACTGCCATCAATTGCTTTGATAGACTTCCATGAACCAGACTTATCCGTATATTCATACTCAGAGCCAGACGAGTAGTCGGTGACCTTGATCGATTTCAAGAACATGGTAAAAGGTCCTTTCGAATAGTCGACCTGGCCACCAGCCCATTCTGTGGTTGGACTTAGTTAGAAGTTCATAAACAAGCATTAAGAGTGCATGTTCCGTACCAATTGTTCCTGGAGAATTGGAAGGATCTCCAGCAGCCCAAGGGGCCACCTTGATGAAGCAGGGTGTCTGCGGATACTGTCCCTTGGcgttcttttcctccaaTGTACGAACGGTATTGCCATCAATCTGCCAGAGAATCCGGTTACTATCCCAATCGATAGTATAAGTCTTGAACGTCTCATGGTTCCCGGGATCTGGGTGAAAGGCACCACGGTCATAAGTAGTGGTATCGCCTTTTCCAAAGTAGTTCGTCTGAACCTGAGCGTTGTCTCCACCCAGCCACTCCcaatcaatctcatccagacAGTCTGATTGAAGGACTGCACTGCTGACTATACCAGCGCCAGGTGCAGCTTTGATGGTGAATTCCACTCGACCGAACATGATGTAGAAGTCGGACTGGAGCACGGGGCCGTCGAGCTTCTTCGCAACGGTCAACGCCACGCCGTCCTTGTCTTGGGTGACAGTTCCAACAGTCTTCCATTTATTAGGTAGCGACTTGGTAAGATTGAATGTAGCTGAGGTTCCAAAGGCAGGATCTTTCGGACAGTCTATCGAAGTTAGATTGTCGACCTGGGATTGTCATAGTGAACGTCACTCACTAGCCTTTGTGGGGTTGCACGAAGTGAAGGTTTGAGCATCTGCCAGATAAGACAGCATCAGGATGGTCATggccatggccatgatgtAGCATGACAAGGTCATACTGTGTGCGAACATTGTTTCGCCCGTCGGGTTGTCGAAATGAGGGTGATATTAGGGACTATCTCTATGGTGACAAGGTTGCTTAAATATGACAATATGACAGAGTCTAAGAGAGCCATATAACAAAGAGGTCCATTACGCCCGTGTCTTTAATATAGACCATGGTTCAGAGAGTGAATTTGCCGGCCATGCCCGGCTATTTTTAGTCGGTGGGAGGTCATCTGAAGCCAAGTTGAACTTCCCTGTATTCATTGTACATTCACTGGATAACAGTCAGCAAATTGCCTCGGCATGACTATAATAGGACTGAGTTCAAGTGAGAATCGGAGTAAACCCAAATATAAAAGCACACTGTTGCCGTTGGTAAGACTTTCTACGACCTTAACATGTCGTATATGCTACTCGGGTGCTCTTGTGACACTGTGACGGGATCCAACGGGTTCTGTCTGCTCTACTGTCATTGTCTACTTGCGTTTAGAACTCTGGTTACGATATCCAGTGATTGGTAGTAGACAGCTcccccttcctttcctcttgaatAGCATATACTACTGTTCGTTTCATCTGTTGGTTTCGGTGGAACAAGCTCGCGTGAGCCGATGGAAATTCTCTCCTTCTGTCTCGCCTCCAGCTCTGAAGTAGGTATGATCAAGCGACTTCGCATACATTGACCTCATCTGACGCATTGGAGTGGCTAGTGCATTCTTGAGATACTGTCGGAGGTTACGAGCTTGAGTTACGGCAACCCACGTGTGCTCTTCCGTAACAAGGTCTTGAGGAATGAAGGCGTTCGCTTCGGTCCCAAAAGCTATGAGGATCAGTCTCATCTGGGCTGTGTTCAAGCAAGGGATTTCCAACATAGCCGCACGAAGAATGTGAATCGAGCTCTACTCAGTTGGACCTGAGGTCAAGTCTGCTGGACTACTTGCTTCTCGGAGGGTTTTGGACAGGGGTTACTCTTTTAAGTTATATAGTACAGTATTATAGTACTGCACAAAAGAGTAAGACATTTCTGAAACACTCACCATGTCTTTAATGCATTGTATGCTTTTTGAAACAATCTAATGGAGTTAATTGTAAATTCCAAATTTCTTTTGTAGGGTTTCACAAAGTCATTCATTGTGTTGGTAACTCATGTGACGTGCGTTGACAGAATGTCACGTTtcaaggaaacaaacaacaaaccTGCCGCATTGTTGAGGTTGATCTGTGACAAGTCATTCTGGGTGTGTACCCAAAACCCGACACAAAGCCGAGAGAGAAGACATCCAAAAGATTATCCGCCCACACAAGAAGATTTCCGGTGGCCGATCAATGTGCGCCTGTCCTTGCAGGAGGATTTAATGCAGTGTGATTGGACAATTCAACCGGGctggggagggggaaagatgACAGGGACAACGTTTGTCCATGTAAGACGAGACACGCAGCCTCGCGTCAGCTGAGATAGCCTTGCAGCaccttttctcccctttcatCCAAATTCCATCATGTTTTCGGACTTGTCATCCGTCGCGGACAATGCCATCTTTTCAACCCCCTATCTCACAACGCGGTCGCAGCTTTCCGTCGCATTCTGACATTCAGCTCCGAATTCAACTATCAACAGCTTCGCGATAAATAATTTCTGTGAATCGCTCGTATGCTGGTGGCGGATTTGCCCCCGGTTTCCCCATGTCACATCCACTCGTGGCAGCAGTGTGGGAACAGCTACGGCGTCGTGACATAACCAATATCGTGAGGGAAATTATCGGCGAACATGCCACGGATGTCGCCATCTTCCAAGCGGAAGATGCTTCCGATGTCGCCAAAATCGAGCATCTGATGCACGCCGTCTTCTGGATCAAAGCTATATTCGACTTGCAGAGAACCTATCTGCAGGGACTGACGAATTTTGACGATGGCCACCCTTCCTCCACTTCATACCTACTCCCCTCCGAAGTGATTTTCTCGACCCTCATGTACCTAGTACAGGTGAAGCCGAAGTTGTTCCCGTGCAGCAAACCACCCGCTCCGGAGCTGGTCAAATACAGACACTTTCTCGCCCTCACGTTGCTTGCCGGTGCGCGGCTGCTTCTGTTGCGAGGTCAGAGCATTCGCCATGAGATGAAATTCAATCTTGAACGTGCGATCAGGAAAGCATGGCAAGACTCGGAGCTGCCCGGCGCAGAGAGGTTTATGGTCAGCAATTTGCTGCCGAAAGTCATCGATAGTATAGAATCCTCGGATTCGTCATCTAAAAGTCATTTGAATTTTTCTGCATCGCAGGGAAGTAACTCTAAATTCACTGCCATGGAACCTGTAAGTTCTAGCTTGCATCTCTGTAAGCTTTCCCGGAAACAAGTCCGGCTTACGCATGATAGGACTCCTTACTGGGGAACACAGAGACTCTAACCGACCTTTTGACTGGTCTTCTGAAGAAAAACACCGACCAGATGACCCCCTTCTTATCTTTGTTTGACATGCTATGGGCCGCCGAGGCGACAATGGTACAGTCCCATATAGATCGCCGCCGTATGTCCCAAGAACAAGGGCATAGCCTAGTTGCAGCACTGGACGTGGACGATATCTTTGATCACGCGCGAGAGAACAAATTGAAACTAGCGAAGACGGTTCTAGCGGCGTTCAATGATGAATTCACGGCACCTCCGCTACAAATCCTTGCGACAGTTGTGCTAAGCCAGAATGCGGAAGCTCATCCACCACTCCAAACACGAAGAATCCGGGATACTTGGGCTCAGCTATCTCGTATTAGGGAAGTCTGCGAAGCATCCCTGAGTCATCTGGTGAGATGGCTTATCAACCGCAGAGTCCAGTTGTGGGGTTGCAACGGAGAGCTAGAGGCTACCTCACACCACTATCAACAGAATCTCACAGAGTGGTTACAGCTTTCACCCCTCCAAGAAGCGAATCCATCAAATCGTCAAGATGAAGTACTTTATGTTGTGGATTGCCCTGCTGGCCATTCAGTTCCCAGGTCATTACTAGAAGAGCGAATGGACAAAAATGCGTGCGAGGTATGCCAATTCCCTCAGGATGCTGTATCTGTATTGGTTCCATCATAATGATAATGGAGGGTTAACATCTCGATAGCAATTGCGAGCAAACTCTCAAATGCTTACACTGAATATTTACTGCCCTTTGTGTCCAACAAACACGAAAATACAGCATGCACGGATGGTGGAAGCTGCCAGGCTTTCCCAACCACGCATCGGCTTCGAAACGGCCAGTACTAGAAGCTACTCCTTTCCCGATTCTATTTCTCGAGACACGACCTCCTCAAGCTCCCTCAGTCATTCCACCAGCCATTCATCGGTGCGTGTAGACTCAGGCGATGGAACATGGAGTCCGATCTCGCCTGCGACTTTCAAGCCAGTTTTCAGTCCGATGAATAGCAAACATTCTCCTACAACACCCTCTGACCCACATAACTCATTTTTGGCGCGTGCTAAAACCGATTTTTTATATGAAAAATCCACCGCAAAGTCGTTTCCTCGAGAGCTGAAGAATGTCTCTCTACCCTTCTCCACTGGTTCTTCCCTGTTTCGACGGGTATCAGTGAAGAAGAACCATTTACCCCGTGAACCCAGATTCTGCTTCTCTGCGTCAGGCCGgagcctttttctttggggCGTTGGAAGTAATTGGGTGGCCAGGTTTGAGACACCCAGTGCAGGAGCACAGAAGCCAAGCAGTCATCGATACGATGTTTCCGGCGTACAATACGTTGCCGCCGGAGACCAGCGCTGCGCGGTGATAGCCGCTGTTGGAGAGGTAAATGGCCTTCACTCATATATGTCCGTGCAATTTGTTTAGAACTGACAACGTATACAGCATTACGAGCTTCTGGTATTCAAAGGGCTTGG
This Aspergillus flavus chromosome 1, complete sequence DNA region includes the following protein-coding sequences:
- a CDS encoding concanavalin A-like lectin/glucanase domain-containing protein, translated to MFAHSMTLSCYIMAMAMTILMLSYLADAQTFTSCNPTKANCPKDPAFGTSATFNLTKSLPNKWKTVGTVTQDKDGVALTVAKKLDGPVLQSDFYIMFGRVEFTIKAAPGAGIVSSAVLQSDCLDEIDWEWLGGDNAQVQTNYFGKGDTTTYDRGAFHPDPGNHETFKTYTIDWDSNRILWQIDGNTVRTLEEKNAKGQYPQTPCFIKVAPWAAGDPSNSPGTIEWAGGQVDYSKGPFTMFLKSIKVTDYSSGSEYEYTDKSGSWKSIKAIDGSVKGDSSGATTSSSTVLSATTLSPISKVYATASLTSSIPDTSPTTSIHDNNTASNSTSNPTSNPVTASTSPSSPSSSQPPLASGAASKSSLNKYLTILLLLAAPLAI